In Takifugu flavidus isolate HTHZ2018 chromosome 1, ASM371156v2, whole genome shotgun sequence, the DNA window CAGCAAGTTCTGATATTCAGTGTATTGCTAATATGCTTTACAACTTGCTTTGCTTAATTTGCTTTAGGAATTCTAAAACAGTTAGCTGCTTGTTTAAGCGTTGTTTACGGCAGTTGTCATTACAGTTCATTGTAGGATGATCCATTCACAGTTGTTGGACACCAATTTTAGAAGACGAATGACGAAGACAAATTTAGCCCTTTTGTCCCTTCTTGCTTGCCTTCTGTTGCCTGGGTGATTGTGACGCTACTAAAGCTGAGATTAGCGACCGAAGGAAGGGGAATAACCGGACAAATAAACCTTATTTACTTTGCTACAATCAGCAATGGCATCTGTTTTAGATGCTCTCTgggaagacagagaagtcagaTTCGACATAACAGCACCGTGAGTTACATCactaaaatgtttgttttataatTCCCAAGATAACGTTAGCTTAGCTATGCTAATATGTATAAAAAAGATAACCTCATATAAACTGACGATTGCTTACTTATAAATACTCATCTAAACCATGTACCAAAAACAGATCTACTTTTTCTcatgaaatatatatatttttatgtagCCACATGAGATGCATGAGCATTAACTCTGTATTAGCTTCTAGTcttatattttattgtttataaCTGAATCATTGATTATTCTGTCTTCAAAACAGGCAAATGAAGACACGTCCAGGAGAAACACTGATAGATTGTTTGGACTCTATAGAAGACACGAAAGGAAACAACGGAGACCGAGGTAACGCAGAGTGCATTTGAACTGCTCTGGCTCACATTTCCCCACTTATGATTATGCCAATTTATTTCAGGTCGACTTTTGGTAACAAACCTGAGAATCATTTGGCATTCTTTGGCCTTACCAAGAGTGAACTTATGTAAGTCCCTGAATGCTTCTGGCATCTCTTGATGTATTATAAGATTAGTTTGATGGATAGTAGCACATGTGTTTAGAGCCAGATTGCATCAAGTAAAACTAAAAAATAGAACATGTCTGCAAGAACATGTAGTTGAAATACTTTGTAAGAATTGGATGCAATTACATGTCAAAATGATTGGAATGTgaacatgaaatgaaatgtaaatatgatTTTTCCAGCTGTTGGTTACAACTCCATCATTAACATCACAACAAGAACAGCAAACTCAGTAAGTACCGTAAGCTTCTGCAACATTGGATTATTCTGATACACCTAACCTACAGCTCCTATTCTGTGGACgatggaaacatttaaaaaagatttaatttataaaatagaTACTCTTTTCCAGAAACTCAGAGGACAAACTGAAGCGCTCTACATCTTAACAAAATCCAACAACACCAGATTTGAATTCATCTTCACAAACGTGGTTCCGGGAAGTCCACGACTTTTTACATCTGTCATTGCAGTCCACAGGTAACCAAGATAACATATTTCATGATTTCATTGTAGttcaatatttttaaataatgttgttgtgtttgtttttagggCCTATGAAACATCAAAGATGTACCGGGACTTGAAACTGCGAGCAGCCCTTATTCAAAATAGGCAGTTAAGACTCTTGCCCCGCGAGCAAGTGTATGATAAAATCAACGGTGTTTGGAATTTATCCAGTGATCAGGTATTGGTCCATGAAAGCCTTACCATTTTCCTCATGTACAGTGGTTTCTATGGGTTTAAATTCTAAAATATCTTCGTAGCACTAAAGTCCAGTCTATAGAATGTTCATGCTTCTCTCCCCCACTCTTGTTATGGCTTAATAAAAACACCAGTGTCAACTGTTTAAGTATTAACTGTTTAGTTTGTCGTAAGAGTTCAttccctctttttaattttgaaTTTGTGTCTTTTAGGGTAATCTTGGAACCTTTTTTATTACCAATGTTCGGATTGTGTGGCATGCCAACATGAATGAGAGCTTCAATGTCAGCATTCCCTATCTGCAGATTGTAAGTAAAATACTTAAAATGGGCTCATTTGGTATTGGAGGCCTTACAAAACAAACAATTAATGCAAGTTCTCTTGTAAATTAGCAGGACTCATCAGTTAACTGTAAATATAATACATAAAAAAATGCGTGATTTATATAGAATCTTTTTTGATATATTTCTtatgctgcttttcttctccaaagTGGTCAATCAGAATAAGAGACTCAAAGTTTGGCTTGGCTTTGGTGATAGAAAGTTCACGTCAGGTAACCTCTGTCTCTTCTCTCACCTGAGCTGCTGACAGTCTTGGTCAAAGGACTGATGTGATTTCACATATATGTTTAGTTTCCTGCCTGCTTCAGTCCCTTGTACACAAATGTACGTCTCTTGTTTCAGAGTGGCGGCTACGTGCTTGGATTTAAGATTGACCCTGCAGAAAAGCTTCAGGATGCACTTAAGGAAATCAACTCTTTGCACAAAGTCTACTCTGCAAACCCCATTTTTGGAGTTGAATTTGAAATGGAAGAGAAGGTGAGCATCTGATTTTGAAGATGAACTCATCAAACAGCTCAACGCATAGATTTGAATGAGTCTTCTACGCTTCTTTTCTCATCTATTTTGATAACCGGAAAACCTCGTTGTCATAGTGCTGTTTTGTCCCAACACTATTTCCAGCCCAAGCCACTGGAAGAACTCACAGTTGAACAGCCCCCTGATGATGTGGAAATCGAGCCCGATGAGCAGACTGATGCTTTCACTGTGAGTCTGTTGGCCATTCATAAACTAATCACTTCTCTGGGGGTCACTGGTTCAGCTTTCAGACTCTCAGAATAGCTGTCTGCTCATGTCCTTTAGCATGGGCTAAAGCAGCAGGAAATTATGTTGCCTGGTGCTCATGTTTGTGGAGGGGGGTATTCAGTATACAACAATAGCCTGTTACATTATGTCCCCTTTGTTTTCCACAGGCTTACTTCGCCGATGGAAACAAGGTAAAGTCTCATGGTAAAATTCATCACAAGCGGTTATAGTAAATCATAAACTGTCACTTATTGTTTGCTTGCCTACGACCGTTCCAAAGCAACAAGACCGTGAGCCGGTTTTCTCGGAGGAGCTGGGCCTCGCCGTCGAAAAGTTGAAGGATGGTTTCACGCTTCAAGGCCTGTGGGAGGTTATGGGCTGACCGACATGAGACGATGGTTCAGCAGCACTCAGATCATGAGGGCgacaatatttttatttatgtaaaaGTCATGTTTTAGACAAGTGCTAGCATTAAAGgtttaaatgtataaatacattaaataatacattttattgcTGGGATATGTATTTGTATAAGAATTTTGTACTACATAAGATGTAAAATAAATTACATGTCATAGTACATTTTTTTATGTCAGTAGATGCATTCAAACAGGAATAAGGAAGAGTCATGAAAACCTGGGCATTATGAAACATTGTAAAGcttttaagaaaagaaaatgctaatttccctCTCTTTAATGTACAACAAATGCCAAGCAATCAGGAACTTATATACATTCTCTCTGACCCCCCAACCCTGATACAGTACGTCTCCTGTGTTTCATGAAGCGTCTCATGAGTTCACTAATTTGTAAGTGGAAAGAACACAATGATCCCTCGACTGTGTGCAAGTATTTAAAAAATCTAGAAAGAGGACAAACATCCCCTCCTGGGGCTTCAGCTGTTCACTCACTGTGgggtctcacacacaaacatcactcTGCTCGGTGGGCTGGGATCTGCATATTGATGCCGTAGTAACCGAACCAAACACAGaagttgtgttttccttttttatcgATATTTCCTCATTTGTGTACCGGTAAGTAGTAGCTGAAAGGTTCACAGGTTATTTTTATTTGGCCACTGGCTGAACAACAATGTTGTTACAAGGTTCCAAAGTCATTTTTACTCTATGACAGCTGTGTGGGCGCTCCGAGTTGGCTTATCCAAATTCTTCATGGATGGAATGGGATGGCTATATTTAGATGGACACAGTTATATTGAAGCAGCCCCAGACCTGGCTGACTAtagtcctccctgtcctcctcctgagaCGGTCTGTCAACTGCTCCTCTTCTATCTGCCCTCCTGGCCTTAAAAAATGGATCCACAAAGTCTCAAGGAAGACCTTCGCCTCTTTCAGACGACTTTATTGCAGGATGGACTCAAAGAGCTTCTGAATGAGAACAAGTTGATTGATTGCATCCTAAAAGTTGGAGAGAGGAGCATCCCGTGCCACCGGCTCATCCTGGCAGCCTGCAGTC includes these proteins:
- the bbs5 gene encoding Bardet-Biedl syndrome 5 protein homolog → MASVLDALWEDREVRFDITAPQMKTRPGETLIDCLDSIEDTKGNNGDRGRLLVTNLRIIWHSLALPRVNLSVGYNSIINITTRTANSKLRGQTEALYILTKSNNTRFEFIFTNVVPGSPRLFTSVIAVHRAYETSKMYRDLKLRAALIQNRQLRLLPREQVYDKINGVWNLSSDQGNLGTFFITNVRIVWHANMNESFNVSIPYLQIWSIRIRDSKFGLALVIESSRQSGGYVLGFKIDPAEKLQDALKEINSLHKVYSANPIFGVEFEMEEKPKPLEELTVEQPPDDVEIEPDEQTDAFTAYFADGNKQQDREPVFSEELGLAVEKLKDGFTLQGLWEVMG